Proteins co-encoded in one Candidatus Zixiibacteriota bacterium genomic window:
- a CDS encoding site-2 protease family protein, translating into MNDSAEQRQLATLVRMVADLFVIDATYRRGPRFELAIRPRYDFQPSVAALTDRLDSAGYTFEIRGEHDALTLLVDPYRRLRIPRLNVILFIATVLSVYIIPVVFRQFAFVESWEELWHAVLADLAAGKGLVFTAALMSILLVHEMGHFMASRRRDIVTSWPYFLPAPNIIGSFGAVIKSKSPFWNRRDLIEVGAAGPIAGWIVAIGWLVLGLTQSFILPGDPLLFRDVAMSFSLTGESILMQTLVPLLVGVAPEGHLYAFSEAAFAGWVGLLVTAINMLPIGQLDGGHITYGLFGRDIQRKLAWAAVVFLAVLGYYSMMWWLFAGLGLIFGAAHPPTLNDEYPVGKNAKMLGAAALVILLVSFTPIPFPTPW; encoded by the coding sequence ATGAACGACTCCGCAGAACAGCGCCAGCTGGCTACCCTGGTCCGCATGGTCGCCGATCTATTCGTCATCGACGCTACCTACCGTCGCGGACCCCGCTTCGAACTGGCCATCCGCCCGCGCTATGACTTCCAGCCGTCCGTCGCCGCTCTCACCGACCGGCTTGACTCCGCCGGATACACGTTTGAGATTCGTGGAGAACACGACGCGCTGACCCTGCTGGTGGACCCGTACCGCCGCCTGCGTATCCCCCGACTGAATGTTATTCTCTTTATCGCAACCGTGCTGTCGGTCTACATCATTCCCGTCGTATTCCGGCAGTTTGCGTTCGTCGAGTCGTGGGAAGAACTGTGGCATGCCGTCCTCGCGGACCTCGCCGCCGGCAAAGGCCTGGTGTTCACCGCGGCGCTGATGTCGATTCTGTTGGTACACGAGATGGGTCACTTCATGGCCAGCCGACGGCGTGATATCGTCACGTCGTGGCCCTATTTTCTTCCCGCACCGAACATCATCGGTTCGTTCGGCGCGGTCATCAAATCCAAGTCTCCCTTCTGGAACCGTCGCGACCTGATCGAGGTCGGAGCGGCCGGACCGATCGCCGGCTGGATCGTCGCGATCGGCTGGCTGGTCCTTGGACTCACGCAGTCGTTTATTCTGCCCGGCGATCCGCTCCTGTTTCGCGATGTTGCCATGTCGTTCTCGCTGACCGGGGAGTCGATTCTGATGCAGACGCTGGTGCCGCTGCTGGTCGGGGTCGCCCCGGAAGGCCACCTGTATGCCTTCAGTGAGGCGGCGTTTGCCGGCTGGGTCGGACTGCTGGTCACGGCCATCAACATGCTGCCGATCGGCCAACTCGACGGTGGTCATATCACCTATGGGCTGTTCGGTCGCGACATCCAGCGCAAGCTCGCCTGGGCGGCCGTCGTCTTTCTCGCGGTGCTGGGGTATTACTCGATGATGTGGTGGCTGTTCGCGGGCCTCGGACTGATTTTCGGCGCGGCGCATCCGCCGACCCTCAACGATGAGTACCCGGTCGGCAAAAATGCGAAGATGCTCGGAGCGGCTGCTCTCGTGATTCTGCTGGTCTCGTTTACACCGATTCCGTTTCCGACACCCTGGTAG
- a CDS encoding PQQ-binding-like beta-propeller repeat protein, which translates to MLRRLLIAVFVIGLITAFSGTAFSDTPDGVTSKKIERVATGVPDKAMLPQSQTHPQDFQRAAEDAQGPIYGIQERAGVSSPDTSACYEQDYTDYAGTAFFYSWTRCGGSTSELAMRFDVPKNHVAELLGSWVYMFEVQAGAEVTLNIYGDLAGVPDDADVIYTESFGPLAEDLAGGYYYFPWSAAPVVLQGYENYHVSVLSTSAGGECVLFASDDGGDPVNGGTATGTRRSSYRSGGVWYTVLDLFGDGTDVNFIITSEQCVYYSECFAQNGVAGGSVYLWAVPDNVWGDGSTLEGFGQRFVAEGPETVKAVRLYHYTGYGTYDGTSTNAVNIEIWPDDGTGNIDASGGPLYSQLIPGGLASLFPASGGTPGLFGFEVLDIPLTTPPVVFGPWHVSARMTSPNPADGQILLPTSTDASNVADDGSVYYGAPGVGWQLSRENTTWMTEIGFEIGFFFRTTQCKDEFYDCKFQQLFNAGATTGYGLPLNLAQRVSAGQVNRLDRIYWQFIDPTLFGEPATTYSQEVVVWADAGGMPGAELYRSATLNFGDLTPYPGWNELVIPGGLQIVGDFFIGYEDVSANPATEYFYYAMEEDGGPEINGGAKYYSVGSAAWFDLGDAVGADDNAVMAAEFCTIPVEEIPCVPGTEWVTLQHDFARTGHSGNAMGDAYCDLTNIWTVNYPDVANWSAPMIKDGLAVVALNDEYVVFNLDDGTIAGTIPTGTNSWGIPTVATIDIGGSPTEVLFLAGGDTPTVSALAWPSLAPIWSITLPGPAGQTARFGNFMVLNDGTDDVLFCASDQGRIHARYADDGTAYAGWAGPLVLSGFAPTTSRNGATNGVDNLFYGVRIVGFLGDLYCINAFTRAVVWQLSAASGLQAETIYGLIAGTSDEGFRSGVTYEAAGGGNPPRVYANSIVSGGTNAGVFYVIDATNGAILAAKAAHGSTYAHPLLDANAVYIPSFSTFFTPPSGGDLIAYNKVNGNVIWAASSAGERPYLRYYTDGIMTCEPGFPDQIYAFNETGYLSCFDASTGEEIFHRRIDYLAGTTPDNGFINVGSGGAMVADTMVFVSSEGSVFALAKTGVNRPRLEVLKWRERAGVPFGTNPDTTIVFEDMLTNAGCDVLDLTMVADEVSNGTSGSGKILGSGVPTKLLARSASLADGMTEGFRIDGMFDPETNVKSPVTRDRVNTAATAAPPYLVVSSYNLSINPGEVADIEVRVDQSQISRGIYRFYLELQSNDPDYYLNDNTLSPEVSLSLIGGCAIDTTTLHFGVGGANLQLVTNTGRVGATGDWNPPDGPGNFAIDGNDGLYFGGSYVYGVSQRRIAMNSNDWTTGTSPLDGEEASFVSLQPDPNYVSGECKPAVGTLTDAPEYSLDGLTYSPFGAVNVVYSSYLDSVQNFELDGVWSWENVTSDLAGAFDNDSTMGLYVNARTIGVEDAPTGLNLEYLNNLTICVFEISERNGGTVDGWAMGHYADYDIVVNGGTIDSVNFSRPISTAWSFNVGGSDAMGTTKIPFGGPYTNMIGARGITGISGDPGGGFWGYDTYWDSTYKYMAEYPIGLSTVPMSSGDGEAHHTFVRDVTFGPNDTYTFAVAQWGLSGVTGNANAVNYAPLANIANKFAGFGRGDVNGDDLSDLADVIYLANHAFHGGAGPVPFAHLGDVNADGNIDLSDITYMVNYYFNYGPAPVGDWEI; encoded by the coding sequence ATGTTAAGAAGACTGTTAATCGCGGTATTCGTTATCGGCCTGATCACGGCTTTTAGCGGTACGGCATTTTCGGACACCCCGGATGGTGTCACCTCGAAGAAGATCGAGCGTGTTGCCACCGGTGTGCCCGATAAGGCGATGCTCCCGCAGTCCCAGACCCACCCGCAGGATTTCCAGCGGGCGGCTGAAGACGCACAGGGTCCCATTTACGGGATTCAGGAGCGCGCTGGCGTTTCCAGCCCCGATACCTCTGCATGCTATGAACAGGATTACACCGACTATGCCGGAACGGCGTTTTTCTACAGCTGGACTCGCTGCGGCGGTAGCACCAGCGAATTGGCCATGCGGTTTGACGTGCCCAAAAACCACGTCGCCGAATTGCTCGGTTCGTGGGTCTACATGTTCGAAGTCCAGGCCGGCGCTGAAGTGACGCTGAATATTTACGGCGACCTGGCCGGTGTTCCGGACGACGCGGACGTAATTTACACCGAGAGCTTCGGCCCCCTGGCTGAGGACCTCGCCGGTGGCTATTATTACTTCCCGTGGTCCGCAGCCCCTGTTGTACTCCAGGGCTACGAGAACTATCACGTGTCTGTGCTCAGCACGTCAGCCGGCGGCGAATGTGTACTGTTCGCCTCTGACGACGGCGGCGACCCGGTCAACGGTGGTACCGCGACCGGCACCCGGCGCAGCTCGTATCGTTCCGGTGGCGTCTGGTATACGGTTCTTGATCTGTTCGGTGACGGAACCGATGTCAACTTCATCATCACCTCCGAACAGTGCGTATACTACTCCGAGTGCTTCGCCCAGAATGGCGTGGCAGGCGGAAGCGTATACCTCTGGGCGGTCCCGGACAACGTCTGGGGCGACGGCTCGACCCTCGAAGGGTTCGGCCAGCGCTTCGTGGCGGAAGGTCCGGAAACGGTGAAAGCTGTCCGTCTGTATCATTACACCGGATACGGCACCTACGATGGCACCAGCACCAACGCGGTCAATATCGAAATTTGGCCCGACGATGGTACCGGTAACATCGATGCTTCAGGCGGACCCCTTTATTCGCAGCTGATCCCCGGCGGTCTGGCGAGCCTCTTCCCGGCTTCGGGTGGCACGCCCGGACTGTTTGGGTTTGAGGTGCTTGACATCCCGCTGACCACGCCCCCGGTCGTTTTCGGCCCCTGGCACGTGTCGGCTCGGATGACCAGCCCCAACCCGGCGGACGGTCAGATTCTGTTGCCGACCAGCACCGATGCGAGCAATGTTGCCGACGATGGTTCGGTGTACTATGGCGCGCCCGGTGTCGGCTGGCAGTTGTCTCGGGAGAACACGACCTGGATGACCGAAATCGGCTTCGAGATCGGTTTCTTCTTCCGGACGACGCAGTGTAAGGACGAGTTTTACGATTGCAAGTTCCAGCAGCTGTTCAACGCAGGCGCAACCACCGGTTACGGCCTGCCGCTGAACCTTGCTCAGCGCGTCTCCGCTGGTCAGGTGAACCGCCTGGATAGAATCTACTGGCAGTTCATCGATCCGACCCTGTTCGGAGAGCCGGCGACGACATACTCCCAGGAAGTCGTTGTCTGGGCCGACGCTGGAGGAATGCCGGGTGCCGAGTTGTATCGCTCCGCGACCCTCAATTTCGGCGACCTGACTCCTTATCCTGGGTGGAACGAATTGGTAATCCCTGGTGGTCTCCAGATTGTTGGCGACTTCTTCATCGGATATGAAGACGTTTCCGCCAATCCGGCGACCGAGTACTTCTACTACGCCATGGAAGAGGACGGCGGTCCTGAAATCAATGGCGGCGCCAAGTACTACAGCGTCGGTTCCGCTGCCTGGTTCGATCTGGGCGATGCTGTTGGTGCTGACGACAACGCGGTGATGGCTGCGGAATTCTGCACCATTCCCGTTGAAGAGATCCCCTGTGTCCCGGGTACTGAGTGGGTCACTCTGCAGCATGACTTCGCGCGTACCGGTCACTCCGGCAACGCGATGGGTGATGCGTATTGCGACCTGACCAATATCTGGACCGTTAACTACCCCGATGTGGCGAACTGGTCCGCCCCGATGATCAAAGACGGCCTCGCCGTGGTTGCGCTCAACGACGAATATGTCGTTTTCAACCTCGACGACGGCACGATCGCCGGGACAATCCCGACCGGTACCAACTCGTGGGGTATCCCGACGGTAGCGACAATCGACATCGGCGGCTCGCCGACCGAAGTGCTGTTCCTCGCGGGTGGTGACACCCCGACGGTCAGCGCCCTCGCGTGGCCTTCGCTGGCGCCCATCTGGAGCATTACGCTTCCGGGTCCCGCCGGTCAGACGGCTCGCTTCGGCAACTTCATGGTCCTGAACGACGGTACAGACGACGTTCTGTTCTGCGCCAGTGACCAGGGCCGTATCCATGCGCGGTATGCGGATGATGGTACTGCCTACGCCGGTTGGGCCGGCCCGCTGGTTCTGTCCGGCTTCGCGCCGACGACCTCGCGGAACGGCGCCACCAACGGTGTCGATAACCTGTTCTACGGCGTTCGTATTGTCGGTTTCCTCGGTGACCTGTATTGCATCAACGCCTTCACCCGTGCCGTCGTCTGGCAGTTGTCCGCGGCGTCCGGCCTCCAGGCCGAGACGATCTACGGCCTGATAGCGGGCACGAGCGACGAAGGCTTCCGCAGCGGTGTCACCTACGAAGCCGCTGGTGGTGGTAACCCGCCGCGTGTGTATGCTAACTCGATCGTCTCGGGTGGCACCAACGCCGGCGTGTTCTACGTCATCGACGCCACGAACGGCGCTATTCTGGCAGCCAAGGCTGCGCACGGTTCCACCTATGCGCATCCGCTGCTCGACGCGAACGCGGTGTACATCCCGTCGTTCTCGACGTTCTTCACGCCGCCGTCGGGCGGCGATCTGATCGCCTACAACAAGGTCAACGGCAACGTGATCTGGGCCGCCTCATCTGCCGGTGAGCGCCCGTACCTGCGGTACTACACCGACGGTATCATGACCTGTGAGCCTGGTTTCCCCGATCAGATCTATGCATTTAACGAGACTGGATATCTCTCCTGCTTCGACGCGTCGACAGGTGAAGAGATTTTCCATCGTCGTATCGACTATCTTGCCGGCACCACGCCGGACAACGGCTTCATCAACGTGGGTTCGGGCGGCGCCATGGTCGCCGACACGATGGTCTTCGTTTCTAGCGAAGGCTCCGTGTTCGCGCTGGCCAAAACCGGCGTCAACCGTCCGCGTCTTGAAGTCCTGAAGTGGCGTGAGCGCGCCGGTGTTCCGTTCGGGACCAACCCCGACACCACGATCGTGTTTGAGGACATGCTGACCAACGCTGGTTGCGACGTCCTCGATCTGACCATGGTTGCGGATGAGGTCTCCAACGGCACCAGCGGCAGCGGCAAGATCCTCGGCAGTGGCGTACCCACGAAGTTGCTGGCCCGCTCGGCCTCGCTGGCCGACGGCATGACCGAAGGCTTCCGGATCGACGGTATGTTCGATCCCGAAACCAACGTGAAGTCGCCGGTAACCCGTGACCGCGTCAACACTGCCGCCACGGCTGCTCCGCCGTACCTCGTCGTCAGCTCGTACAACCTCTCGATTAACCCCGGTGAGGTTGCTGATATCGAAGTCCGTGTGGATCAGTCGCAGATCTCTCGCGGCATCTATCGCTTCTACCTCGAGCTGCAGAGCAACGATCCGGACTACTACCTCAATGACAACACGTTGTCTCCTGAGGTCTCGCTGTCCCTGATCGGTGGCTGTGCGATCGACACCACCACGCTGCATTTCGGCGTCGGCGGTGCGAACCTCCAGCTGGTTACCAATACCGGACGCGTTGGCGCGACCGGCGACTGGAACCCGCCGGATGGTCCGGGTAACTTTGCGATCGACGGCAACGACGGACTCTACTTCGGTGGCTCGTACGTCTACGGCGTCAGCCAGCGCCGCATTGCGATGAACTCCAACGACTGGACGACGGGTACGTCGCCGCTCGATGGTGAAGAAGCATCGTTTGTGTCGCTGCAGCCGGATCCGAACTACGTCTCCGGTGAGTGCAAGCCCGCTGTGGGTACGCTCACCGATGCTCCGGAATACTCGCTCGACGGCCTGACCTACTCGCCGTTCGGCGCGGTCAACGTCGTCTACTCGAGCTATCTGGATTCCGTCCAGAACTTCGAGCTTGACGGTGTCTGGAGCTGGGAGAACGTGACCAGCGATCTGGCCGGCGCCTTTGACAACGACTCCACCATGGGTCTGTATGTCAACGCCCGGACGATCGGTGTCGAAGACGCTCCGACCGGTCTGAATCTCGAGTACCTGAACAACCTGACCATCTGCGTGTTCGAAATCTCCGAGCGCAATGGTGGCACGGTTGATGGCTGGGCAATGGGTCACTACGCCGACTACGACATCGTCGTAAACGGCGGTACCATTGACTCGGTTAATTTCAGCCGCCCGATCTCTACCGCCTGGAGCTTCAACGTGGGTGGTTCGGACGCCATGGGTACGACGAAGATTCCGTTCGGCGGTCCGTATACGAACATGATCGGCGCCCGCGGTATCACCGGTATCTCCGGCGATCCGGGTGGCGGTTTCTGGGGTTACGATACGTACTGGGATTCGACCTATAAGTACATGGCCGAATACCCGATCGGTCTGAGCACAGTTCCTATGAGCTCAGGCGACGGTGAGGCTCACCACACCTTCGTGCGTGACGTCACCTTCGGTCCCAACGATACGTATACGTTTGCCGTGGCGCAGTGGGGCCTCTCCGGCGTGACCGGTAACGCCAACGCCGTGAATTATGCTCCGCTCGCCAATATCGCCAACAAGTTCGCCGGATTCGGTCGTGGTGACGTCAACGGTGACGACCTGTCAGACCTGGCAGACGTCATCTACCTGGCCAACCACGCCTTCCACGGCGGTGCCGGCCCGGTACCGTTTGCTCATCTGGGTGACGTCAATGCCGATGGCAACATCGACCTCTCTGACATCACCTACATGGTGAACTACTACTTCAACTACGGCCCGGCTCCGGTCGGCGATTGGGAGATCTAA
- a CDS encoding thermonuclease family protein → MPRLTLLKLSPSGRRFLRRLAVVVIVVVILVGFRLVQEIGPEREPEARFTAVRVLDGDTIELAGGDLVRLLGVDTPERDEPLFDEARMFVERLVLGRQLRLEFGESRRDRYGRLLAFAYADTVFVNRAIIENGLGYLYLFDDSPSDRAELRAMMAAQQIAIRDRAGLLGLDRAQEPYYIASQSSYRFHRPGCRSAASIAPERTRRFATREEALAAGLSPCRNCRP, encoded by the coding sequence ATGCCACGTTTGACGCTGTTAAAACTCTCACCTTCCGGTCGCCGATTTCTGCGGCGGCTGGCGGTGGTGGTCATCGTTGTCGTGATCCTGGTGGGCTTCCGGCTCGTTCAGGAGATTGGCCCGGAGCGGGAGCCCGAAGCCCGTTTTACGGCAGTCAGGGTGCTTGATGGGGACACGATCGAACTGGCGGGCGGCGACCTGGTCAGGCTGCTCGGAGTCGATACGCCGGAGCGCGACGAGCCGCTGTTCGACGAGGCACGGATGTTTGTTGAGCGGCTCGTGCTGGGCCGGCAGCTTCGGCTGGAATTCGGCGAGTCTCGCCGCGACCGATACGGACGGCTTCTCGCGTTCGCCTATGCCGACACGGTTTTCGTGAACCGAGCCATTATCGAGAACGGTCTCGGTTATCTGTATTTGTTTGATGACAGCCCTTCCGACCGTGCCGAACTGCGGGCGATGATGGCGGCGCAACAGATCGCTATTCGTGATCGAGCGGGACTTTTGGGTCTGGACCGGGCGCAGGAGCCGTATTATATCGCGTCGCAGTCATCCTATCGGTTTCATCGACCGGGGTGCCGCTCGGCCGCGAGCATCGCCCCGGAGCGAACGCGCCGGTTTGCCACGCGGGAGGAGGCACTGGCGGCCGGGCTCTCGCCCTGTCGCAATTGCCGTCCGTGA